In one window of Campylobacter coli DNA:
- the pstA gene encoding phosphate ABC transporter permease PstA produces the protein MKKLFKKRQKASKSFKRLCKMGLYINLIFLCIFLGSVAYLGIGAFKQTYIYVEADRNSPAYELLSRAEQRKIRTGQITEKSWLLANSEVDQYMKQNYNRLNEEQRALVDNLVQKDEIALRFNTNFFLNGDSKSPENSGILSSAVGTLLVMLVCMAVSVPVGVAAAIYLEEFAPQNLFTHFIEVCINNLASIPSILFGLLGLGVFINLFGMPRSSALVGGLTLAIMSLPIIIVSTKAALKSVDINMKNAAYALGMTKVQMVKGIMLPLAMPMILTGSILTLAGAIGETAPLMIIGMIAFIPDVASSVLDATSVLPAQIYSWSAMPERAFLERTAAGIIVLLGLLVVLNLSAVLLRKYFQGKLK, from the coding sequence ATGAAAAAGCTTTTCAAAAAACGACAAAAAGCCTCAAAGTCTTTTAAAAGACTTTGTAAAATGGGACTTTATATCAATCTCATTTTTCTTTGTATCTTTTTAGGAAGTGTGGCATATCTTGGAATTGGGGCGTTTAAGCAAACTTATATTTATGTGGAAGCGGATAGAAATTCACCTGCTTATGAGCTTTTATCGCGTGCAGAGCAAAGAAAGATAAGAACAGGACAAATCACTGAAAAATCATGGCTTTTAGCAAATTCAGAAGTGGATCAGTATATGAAACAAAATTACAACCGCTTAAATGAAGAGCAAAGAGCTTTGGTTGATAATCTTGTACAAAAAGATGAAATAGCACTTCGTTTTAATACGAATTTCTTTTTAAATGGGGATTCTAAATCGCCTGAAAATTCAGGAATTTTATCTTCAGCTGTAGGAACTTTGCTTGTTATGCTTGTGTGTATGGCAGTAAGCGTTCCAGTAGGAGTTGCAGCGGCGATTTACTTGGAAGAATTTGCACCGCAAAATTTATTTACACATTTTATAGAAGTGTGCATTAACAATCTTGCAAGTATTCCTAGTATTTTGTTTGGACTTTTAGGACTTGGCGTGTTTATCAATCTTTTTGGAATGCCACGTTCAAGTGCTTTAGTAGGCGGGCTTACTTTAGCGATCATGAGCTTGCCTATCATCATAGTTTCAACCAAAGCAGCTTTAAAAAGCGTGGATATCAACATGAAAAATGCTGCCTATGCTTTGGGTATGACAAAGGTGCAAATGGTAAAGGGCATCATGCTTCCTTTGGCTATGCCTATGATTTTAACAGGTTCTATCCTTACTTTAGCAGGAGCCATAGGTGAGACTGCGCCTTTGATGATTATTGGTATGATAGCTTTTATCCCTGATGTGGCAAGTTCAGTGCTTGATGCAACTAGTGTTTTACCTGCTCAAATTTATTCATGGTCGGCTATGCCAGAGCGTGCGTTTTTAGAAAGAACTGCAGCGGGTATCATCGTACTTTTAGGGCTTTTAGTGGTGCTAAATTTAAGTGCGGTTTTATTAAGAAAATATTTTCAAGGAAAATTAAAGTGA
- a CDS encoding MATE family efflux transporter codes for MAKKQLSLTKLSVPIFWDLLSKYLTIIINTAMVSHYSNSLVGAMGAGNLIADLFITIFSFLSVGCSVVIAQAIGARDLVLARKVIHQSLFLNALLGFVCAVFIIWQGELLLRLANIPEEKLQDGIIYLRMLGICLFFDALGIVLAAIIRVYNMAYWVMFIGFLMDIIVIIGNFYALHFTQSELLGVGLSNLVARFVAVAALLIILFYKLKIHLKIQEMIKLEKAVVKKVLNIGGFSAGENLLWIVQYFIAFSFVAKLGSNNDSVQTIYFQISMLIMLIGQAISIANEIIVGKLVGAKYQNIAYKHAWNALYLSVMASAFVAVLNFVFKDFTMDLLDLKPELRELMLPLFTLSIFLEISRTFNIVMVNALRASGDAKFPFFSGLVFMMGVSLPVGYVLCFHFGLGILGVWIGFCADEFLRGLVNAYRWKSKKWQGKALV; via the coding sequence ATGGCAAAAAAACAACTTTCCCTAACAAAACTCAGTGTTCCTATTTTTTGGGATTTGCTTTCAAAATACCTTACTATCATCATCAATACTGCTATGGTTTCGCATTATTCAAATTCCCTTGTGGGTGCTATGGGAGCGGGGAATTTAATCGCTGATTTGTTTATCACGATTTTTAGTTTTTTAAGTGTGGGTTGTAGTGTTGTGATCGCTCAAGCCATAGGAGCAAGGGATTTAGTCTTAGCAAGAAAAGTGATACATCAAAGCTTGTTTTTAAATGCGCTCTTGGGTTTTGTTTGCGCGGTGTTTATCATATGGCAAGGAGAGCTTTTGCTTAGGCTTGCTAATATCCCTGAAGAAAAATTACAAGATGGCATTATCTATCTAAGAATGCTAGGAATTTGTTTGTTTTTTGATGCTTTGGGGATTGTATTGGCTGCTATTATCAGGGTTTATAATATGGCTTATTGGGTTATGTTTATAGGCTTTTTGATGGATATCATAGTCATTATAGGCAATTTTTACGCCCTGCATTTTACTCAAAGCGAGCTTTTAGGAGTAGGGCTTAGCAATCTTGTTGCGCGTTTTGTGGCGGTGGCTGCTTTACTTATCATACTTTTTTATAAATTAAAAATTCATCTTAAAATTCAAGAAATGATAAAGCTTGAAAAAGCTGTGGTGAAAAAAGTTTTAAACATAGGCGGTTTTTCAGCGGGAGAAAATTTGCTTTGGATAGTGCAGTATTTTATCGCTTTTTCTTTTGTGGCAAAACTTGGATCAAACAATGATAGCGTGCAAACGATTTATTTTCAAATTTCAATGCTTATCATGCTTATTGGACAAGCAATCAGCATAGCAAATGAAATCATCGTAGGTAAATTAGTGGGTGCAAAATACCAAAATATCGCCTATAAGCACGCTTGGAATGCCTTGTATTTGAGCGTGATGGCCAGTGCTTTTGTGGCGGTTTTAAATTTTGTTTTCAAAGATTTTACCATGGATTTGCTTGATTTAAAACCTGAGCTTAGAGAGCTTATGCTTCCTTTATTTACGCTTTCTATTTTTCTTGAAATTTCACGCACTTTTAATATAGTCATGGTCAATGCCCTAAGAGCGAGCGGAGATGCGAAATTTCCATTTTTTAGCGGACTTGTTTTTATGATGGGTGTTTCTTTACCGGTGGGCTATGTGCTTTGTTTTCATTTTGGGCTTGGAATTTTGGGGGTATGGATAGGTTTTTGTGCAGATGAGTTCTTAAGAGGGCTTGTAAATGCTTATAGATGGAAGAGTAAGAAATGGCAAGGCAAAGCTCTAGTGTAA
- a CDS encoding GDSL-type esterase/lipase family protein produces MQIKQFKAILLILIFSINLYANNTNNIIDEILNQTKNQSALSNYASKKDLKILEQKLKDQKNIGIRIYGDSHTAADFFPRVIRGYLIKSNSIGFAYPLQPKYQQNLNLDYSYKNYEILNSRNTDTAGIDFPLGGIIAKAKEKGAKITLDTNLDKKKFKVGFVFKAQNNTNAFSIKDAQNKSYELRSVANKWSYKEYELVFPLQISALQKNAQLGGYFITSKEDNAYLDTIAINGAKSDLWMSWNKKVSEQELKLLSNDLILLAYGSNDALFKGFEKNKFKKNLKDWIRTLKTYNKNALIMLVSPPTVVKKQGKNYTLAPDFFAIRQALYEVAKEEKTLLFDMHQFMQDSGGKNKWIEQKLSLQDVHLTIKGYELMAKKLLDDLKKYVHY; encoded by the coding sequence ATGCAAATTAAGCAATTTAAAGCTATATTATTAATCCTTATATTTTCAATCAATTTATACGCAAACAACACAAATAATATCATAGATGAAATTTTAAATCAAACCAAAAATCAAAGCGCTTTGAGTAATTATGCTTCTAAAAAAGATTTAAAGATTTTAGAACAAAAACTCAAAGATCAAAAAAATATAGGCATTAGAATTTATGGAGATTCTCACACAGCAGCAGATTTTTTTCCGCGTGTTATTAGAGGATATTTAATCAAATCAAATTCCATAGGCTTTGCTTATCCTTTACAACCTAAATATCAACAAAACTTAAATCTTGATTATTCTTATAAAAATTATGAAATTTTAAACTCAAGAAATACAGACACCGCAGGTATTGACTTTCCTTTAGGTGGGATAATAGCCAAAGCTAAAGAAAAAGGTGCAAAAATCACTCTTGATACCAATTTAGACAAAAAAAAATTTAAAGTAGGTTTTGTCTTTAAGGCTCAAAATAACACCAATGCCTTTAGTATTAAAGATGCTCAAAACAAAAGTTATGAGTTAAGATCAGTGGCTAATAAATGGTCATATAAAGAATACGAACTTGTTTTTCCTTTGCAAATTTCTGCTCTACAAAAAAACGCTCAATTGGGAGGATATTTTATCACCAGCAAAGAAGACAATGCCTATTTAGATACCATAGCGATCAATGGAGCAAAAAGTGATCTTTGGATGTCGTGGAATAAAAAAGTAAGCGAGCAAGAATTAAAACTCCTATCTAATGATTTAATCTTACTTGCTTATGGTTCTAATGACGCACTTTTTAAGGGCTTTGAAAAAAATAAATTTAAAAAGAATTTAAAAGATTGGATTCGCACACTCAAAACTTATAACAAAAACGCCCTTATCATGCTTGTTTCCCCTCCTACTGTGGTAAAAAAACAAGGTAAAAACTATACCCTAGCTCCTGATTTTTTTGCTATAAGGCAAGCACTTTATGAGGTAGCCAAGGAAGAAAAAACTCTTCTTTTTGACATGCACCAATTCATGCAAGATAGTGGTGGAAAAAACAAATGGATAGAACAAAAGCTCTCCTTGCAAGATGTACATTTAACCATTAAAGGCTATGAATTAATGGCTAAAAAATTGCTTGATGATTTAAAAAAATATGTGCATTATTGA
- a CDS encoding MBOAT family O-acyltransferase: protein MTYFSLEFSILMIVFFAIYWAFKDNYKIQNILILAFSYLIYILINPYFALILFIYTFFIHFFALLIFVRRKRYIFATCLTFIILNLCFFKYFPNIKGSLDQVLSFLGLDFLNIELILPIGISFYTFASITYLVDVYKKHHLESFLNLATFLSFFPTLLAGPIMRSAFFFEQAYQKREFKHANLIIILLIFGIVKKVLIANYLGIYAKNILDFPQSYNFIQLLSAIYAYAVQIYCDFSGYVDLVCAFALMLGFTLPPNFNMPYLAKNLKEFWARWHISLSTFIRDYIYIPLGGNRKGMPRTIANILIAFILSGLWHGSTLAFGLWGLLHGLGIVFIHLLALTKFSLQKIPALGRFLTFQFVCFTWIFFYYNKNLEDALEYFKACYNNFFQIPSYNDIYMLVSFAVLFMIYPLFVNFREYCVKILNLTPFLLKPFVITFILLLVFAFMPNGIPDFIYSSF, encoded by the coding sequence ATGACTTATTTTTCTTTAGAATTTAGCATTTTAATGATTGTATTTTTTGCCATATATTGGGCATTTAAAGATAATTATAAAATACAAAATATTTTAATCTTAGCTTTTTCATATCTTATTTATATACTGATTAATCCTTATTTTGCTTTAATTTTATTTATTTATACTTTTTTTATACATTTTTTCGCCTTACTTATCTTTGTGCGTCGTAAACGATATATCTTTGCTACTTGTCTAACTTTTATAATATTAAATTTATGTTTTTTCAAATATTTTCCAAACATCAAAGGAAGTCTTGATCAAGTGCTAAGCTTTTTGGGGCTTGATTTTTTAAATATCGAACTTATCTTACCTATAGGTATTAGTTTTTATACTTTTGCTTCTATTACTTATCTTGTAGATGTATATAAAAAACACCATTTAGAAAGCTTTTTAAATTTAGCAACCTTTTTATCATTTTTCCCTACCCTACTTGCAGGACCGATTATGCGTAGTGCGTTTTTTTTCGAACAAGCTTATCAAAAACGCGAATTTAAACATGCAAATTTGATCATCATTTTGCTTATTTTTGGTATAGTTAAAAAAGTTCTTATTGCTAATTATTTAGGAATTTACGCTAAAAATATTTTAGATTTTCCTCAATCTTATAATTTCATACAACTTTTAAGTGCAATTTATGCTTATGCGGTGCAAATATATTGCGATTTTAGTGGATATGTAGATCTAGTTTGTGCTTTTGCTTTAATGTTAGGTTTTACTCTACCACCGAATTTTAATATGCCTTATTTAGCAAAAAATCTTAAAGAATTTTGGGCTAGATGGCACATCAGTCTTTCAACTTTCATAAGGGATTATATCTATATTCCTTTAGGAGGCAATAGAAAAGGAATGCCTCGCACCATAGCCAATATACTCATCGCTTTTATCCTTTCGGGCTTATGGCATGGAAGTACTTTGGCTTTTGGACTTTGGGGATTATTGCATGGATTAGGTATTGTATTTATCCACTTGCTTGCCTTAACCAAATTCAGTCTTCAAAAAATTCCAGCTTTAGGAAGATTTTTAACCTTTCAATTTGTATGTTTTACTTGGATTTTCTTTTATTATAATAAAAATTTAGAAGATGCTTTAGAATACTTCAAAGCTTGCTATAATAACTTTTTCCAAATTCCTAGCTATAATGATATCTATATGCTTGTAAGTTTTGCTGTGCTTTTTATGATTTATCCTTTATTTGTCAATTTTAGAGAATATTGTGTAAAGATTTTAAATCTTACGCCGTTTTTATTAAAGCCGTTTGTAATCACTTTTATTTTGCTTTTGGTGTTTGCTTTTATGCCAAATGGTATTCCTGATTTTATTTATTCGAGTTTTTAA
- the pstB gene encoding phosphate ABC transporter ATP-binding protein PstB has protein sequence MIAKTTNLNLFYGKKQALFDINMQIEQNKITALIGASGCGKSTFLRCFNRMNDKIAKIDGLVEIEGKDVKNQDVVVLRKNVGMVFQQANVFVKSIYENISYAPKLHGMIKSKDEEEALVVDCLQKVGLFGEVKDKLKQNALALSGGQQQRLCIARALAIKPKLLLLDEPTSALDPISSGVIEELLKELSHNLSMIMVTHNMQQGKRVADYTAFFHLGELIEFGESKEFFENPKQEKTKAYLSGAFG, from the coding sequence GTGATAGCAAAAACAACAAATTTAAATTTATTTTATGGAAAAAAACAAGCTTTATTTGATATCAATATGCAAATCGAGCAAAATAAAATCACTGCATTAATCGGTGCTTCAGGATGTGGAAAGTCTACCTTTTTGCGTTGTTTTAACAGAATGAATGACAAAATCGCAAAAATCGATGGTTTAGTAGAAATCGAAGGAAAAGATGTAAAAAATCAAGATGTAGTAGTTTTGCGTAAAAATGTCGGTATGGTTTTTCAACAAGCTAATGTTTTTGTAAAAAGCATTTATGAAAATATCTCTTATGCTCCAAAACTTCATGGTATGATTAAAAGCAAGGATGAGGAAGAAGCTTTGGTGGTGGATTGTTTGCAAAAAGTAGGGCTTTTTGGAGAGGTTAAAGACAAGCTCAAGCAAAATGCTCTAGCTCTTTCAGGCGGACAACAACAACGCCTTTGTATCGCAAGAGCTTTAGCGATCAAACCTAAACTTTTGCTTTTAGATGAGCCAACTTCTGCACTTGATCCTATAAGTTCAGGCGTGATTGAAGAGCTTTTAAAAGAATTAAGCCATAATCTTTCTATGATCATGGTTACGCACAATATGCAGCAAGGTAAACGCGTGGCTGATTATACAGCATTTTTTCACCTTGGAGAGCTTATAGAATTTGGGGAAAGTAAGGAATTTTTTGAAAATCCAAAGCAAGAAAAAACCAAGGCTTATTTAAGTGGTGCTTTTGGGTGA
- the pstC gene encoding phosphate ABC transporter permease subunit PstC codes for MLKEKIIKFMLFLCAFVSVVVSFAIMLTILIEALKFFQKESISTFLFSSEWAADAAFMNADGTSKQGVFGAVSLFWGTFYISLIAMLTALPLGVMCAIYLGVFAGKKSKNYLKPILEVIAGIPTVVFGFFAAIIVAPFIVWFFSLFGIQASFQSALGAGFIMGIMIVPIVASLSQDCIEAVSEKRINGAYALGMTKKEVVFAVILPEAIPGIVAACLLGLSRALGETMIVVMAASLRPNLTMNFLEDMTTVTVKIVEALSGDQAFDSSLALSAFSLGLVLFIITLIINMFSVYLINRFHKRKNL; via the coding sequence TTGCTAAAAGAAAAAATAATTAAATTTATGCTTTTCTTATGCGCTTTTGTTAGTGTGGTGGTAAGCTTTGCCATCATGCTAACGATTTTAATCGAAGCTTTAAAATTCTTTCAAAAAGAAAGCATAAGTACTTTTTTATTTTCAAGCGAATGGGCAGCTGATGCAGCTTTTATGAATGCAGATGGCACGAGCAAGCAAGGGGTTTTTGGTGCAGTGTCGCTTTTTTGGGGAACTTTTTATATCTCTTTAATTGCTATGTTAACAGCTCTACCTTTGGGGGTAATGTGTGCTATATATTTAGGTGTTTTTGCCGGTAAAAAATCTAAAAATTACCTCAAGCCTATCCTAGAAGTTATCGCAGGGATTCCTACTGTTGTTTTTGGATTTTTTGCAGCTATAATCGTAGCACCTTTTATAGTATGGTTTTTTTCTTTGTTTGGTATACAGGCGAGTTTTCAAAGTGCTTTAGGTGCGGGATTTATCATGGGGATTATGATAGTGCCTATAGTGGCTTCTTTGTCGCAAGATTGTATCGAAGCTGTGAGTGAAAAAAGGATTAACGGAGCTTATGCTTTGGGGATGACAAAAAAAGAAGTGGTTTTTGCTGTGATTTTACCTGAGGCTATTCCAGGTATAGTAGCAGCTTGTCTTTTAGGGCTTTCAAGGGCTTTAGGTGAAACCATGATAGTGGTAATGGCAGCTTCTTTGCGTCCAAATTTGACAATGAATTTCTTAGAAGATATGACAACGGTTACGGTTAAGATCGTAGAAGCATTAAGTGGGGATCAAGCTTTTGATAGTTCTTTAGCTTTAAGTGCCTTTTCTTTAGGTTTGGTGCTTTTCATCATCACTTTAATCATCAATATGTTTAGCGTTTATCTTATCAACCGCTTTCACAAAAGGAAAAATTTATGA
- a CDS encoding GDSL-type esterase/lipase family protein, with the protein MKIIRFFFILIIVFILVCLVMNQSIFSYIEQKYHFAFYPKNDILQEANGFKNKLEQIRAILSNEPLPQNIEENIMVQEDMDELNASNDFIDKNTTIEDIQQTEDENVSFIDNTKLEIHKGDEFLFIGDSLMQGVAIALNRDLIDLGLKANDLSKQNTGLSYKSYFDWAKATKEAFAKNPNIKYLVVLVGANDPWDIKKGGVYHRFGSDSWIDIYTYRVNEIINIAKQHDAKILWFEVPPVKKDELNEKIQILNKIYSEEILKNKQIFINTKLFFSVNDEFSTYIKNENNKSVKMRTDDGIHFTPNGAKEMSKLLLEHITIKEENAN; encoded by the coding sequence ATGAAAATTATTAGATTTTTCTTTATTTTAATTATAGTGTTTATACTTGTTTGCCTTGTGATGAATCAAAGCATTTTTTCTTATATCGAGCAAAAATATCACTTTGCATTTTATCCTAAAAACGATATTTTACAAGAGGCCAATGGTTTTAAAAATAAACTAGAACAAATCCGTGCAATACTAAGCAATGAGCCCCTGCCTCAAAATATAGAAGAAAATATCATGGTTCAAGAAGATATGGATGAACTTAATGCAAGTAATGATTTTATCGATAAAAACACCACTATTGAAGATATACAGCAAACAGAAGATGAAAATGTCAGTTTTATTGACAATACCAAGCTAGAAATTCACAAAGGTGATGAATTTTTATTTATAGGTGATTCTTTAATGCAAGGCGTGGCAATCGCACTTAATCGCGATTTAATTGATCTAGGTTTAAAAGCCAATGATCTTAGCAAGCAAAATACAGGACTTTCTTATAAATCTTATTTTGACTGGGCAAAAGCAACCAAAGAAGCTTTTGCAAAAAATCCTAACATTAAATATCTCGTCGTCCTAGTTGGAGCAAACGATCCTTGGGATATCAAAAAAGGTGGGGTTTATCATCGCTTTGGTTCAGATAGCTGGATTGATATCTACACTTATAGAGTAAATGAAATCATCAATATAGCCAAACAACATGATGCAAAAATTCTTTGGTTTGAAGTCCCTCCTGTTAAAAAAGATGAGCTCAATGAAAAAATACAAATTCTAAACAAAATTTACAGCGAAGAAATTCTAAAAAACAAGCAAATTTTTATCAATACAAAATTATTTTTTAGCGTCAATGATGAATTTTCAACCTATATCAAAAACGAAAACAACAAAAGTGTAAAAATGAGAACAGATGATGGAATTCATTTTACCCCAAATGGCGCAAAAGAGATGTCAAAACTCTTGCTCGAACATATAACAATCAAGGAAGAAAATGCAAATTAA
- a CDS encoding substrate-binding domain-containing protein translates to MKKILALSVASFALAGALNAADLKIAGSSTVYPFTSFVAEEYAAIHNTKTPIVESLGTGGGFKVFCEGITDISNASRAMKFSEFETCKKAGVTDIVGIMVGYDGIVLAQNKANTPLNITKKELFLALAKEVPQGGKLVPNPYTNWNQINKNLPNRKISVYGPPSSSGTRDTVEELIMSDISKKISEYKGEYKTIRQDGAYIPSGENDNLIVSKLTIDKDAFGLFGYGFLVSNVDKINAADIDGVKADEKNIADGKYDLARSLFIYINAKKNPKEAFEFAKIYMSDDLAKSGGELEKIGLVPLNNELLKASQKHIEDRKILTDELVKAGKVF, encoded by the coding sequence ATGAAAAAAATTCTAGCTTTAAGTGTTGCAAGTTTTGCTTTAGCAGGTGCTTTAAATGCGGCCGATTTAAAAATCGCAGGTTCATCAACTGTGTATCCATTTACTTCTTTTGTAGCTGAAGAGTATGCAGCGATTCACAATACAAAAACTCCTATCGTAGAGAGTTTAGGAACAGGGGGTGGATTTAAAGTATTTTGCGAGGGTATAACTGATATTTCTAATGCTTCAAGAGCGATGAAATTTAGCGAATTTGAAACTTGCAAAAAAGCGGGAGTTACTGATATAGTAGGGATTATGGTAGGTTATGATGGTATAGTTTTAGCGCAAAATAAGGCCAACACACCTTTAAATATCACTAAAAAAGAACTTTTCCTAGCTCTAGCTAAAGAGGTTCCACAAGGTGGCAAACTTGTCCCAAATCCTTATACAAACTGGAATCAAATCAATAAAAATTTACCTAATCGTAAAATCAGTGTTTATGGTCCTCCATCAAGCTCAGGCACAAGAGATACCGTAGAAGAACTTATAATGAGTGATATTTCTAAAAAAATTTCTGAATACAAAGGCGAGTATAAAACCATACGCCAAGATGGAGCTTATATCCCAAGTGGTGAAAATGATAATCTAATCGTTTCAAAACTTACTATCGATAAAGATGCTTTTGGACTTTTTGGTTATGGATTTTTAGTAAGCAATGTGGATAAAATCAATGCAGCAGATATCGATGGTGTAAAAGCAGATGAAAAAAATATTGCTGATGGAAAATATGATCTTGCAAGAAGTTTATTTATATATATCAATGCAAAGAAAAACCCTAAAGAAGCCTTTGAATTTGCAAAAATTTATATGAGTGATGATTTAGCAAAAAGTGGAGGAGAGCTTGAGAAAATAGGGCTTGTTCCTTTAAATAATGAGCTTTTAAAAGCTTCTCAAAAACATATAGAAGATAGAAAAATTCTAACCGATGAGCTTGTAAAAGCTGGAAAAGTATTTTAA
- a CDS encoding ferritin: MLSKKVVDLLNEQINKEMYAANLYLSMSSWCYENSLDGAGLFLFQHASEESEHARKLITYLNETDSHVELKEVKQPEQNFKSLLDVFEKTYEHEQSITKSINDLVEHMLANKDYSTFNFLQWYVSEQHEEEALFRGIVDKIKLISDNGNGLYLADQYIKNLALSKK, from the coding sequence ATGCTTTCAAAAAAAGTAGTTGATTTATTAAACGAGCAAATCAATAAAGAAATGTATGCAGCTAATTTATATCTAAGTATGAGTTCTTGGTGCTATGAAAATAGTCTTGATGGAGCTGGACTCTTTCTTTTTCAACACGCAAGCGAAGAAAGTGAACACGCAAGAAAACTTATAACTTATCTTAATGAAACAGATTCACATGTAGAGCTTAAAGAAGTTAAGCAACCTGAACAAAATTTCAAATCTTTACTTGATGTTTTTGAAAAAACTTACGAGCATGAACAAAGCATTACAAAATCCATTAATGATCTTGTAGAGCACATGTTAGCCAATAAAGATTATTCTACTTTTAATTTTCTTCAATGGTATGTAAGCGAACAACACGAAGAAGAAGCACTTTTCCGTGGTATAGTAGACAAAATCAAACTCATCAGTGATAATGGAAACGGCTTGTATCTAGCTGATCAATATATCAAAAATTTAGCCTTGTCTAAAAAATAA
- a CDS encoding SprT family zinc-dependent metalloprotease, translated as MARQSSSVKSFRYLNRDFFYQIKNIKTLRLKLNEKGEFHLSIPQFYPLEKAKEFLYKNEIWIQKTYLNFQSKKARLSENEIYFLGKKYILNLDESFKKTRILKGEIQSASREDLDNFLKQNAKIIFSFYLKKWSKKTNLHYSHLSIKKMKTRWGSCNHKKGYINLNLRLLEKNLRAIEYVILHELSHIKFPNHSKEFYDFIYSFMSDFRQREKEF; from the coding sequence ATGGCAAGGCAAAGCTCTAGTGTAAAAAGTTTTCGTTACTTAAATAGGGATTTTTTCTATCAAATCAAAAACATTAAAACCTTGCGTTTAAAGCTCAATGAAAAGGGCGAATTTCATTTAAGTATCCCTCAATTTTATCCGCTAGAAAAAGCAAAAGAATTTTTATATAAAAATGAAATTTGGATACAAAAAACTTATCTTAATTTTCAAAGCAAAAAAGCAAGGCTTAGCGAAAATGAAATATATTTTTTAGGTAAAAAATATATTTTAAATTTAGATGAAAGCTTTAAAAAAACGCGAATTTTAAAGGGTGAAATTCAAAGTGCTTCAAGAGAAGATTTGGATAATTTTTTAAAACAAAATGCAAAAATCATTTTTTCTTTTTATCTTAAAAAATGGAGCAAAAAAACAAATTTGCATTATTCTCATTTAAGCATTAAAAAAATGAAAACGCGTTGGGGATCTTGCAATCATAAAAAAGGCTATATCAACTTAAATTTAAGACTTTTAGAAAAAAACTTAAGAGCTATAGAATATGTGATTTTGCATGAATTAAGCCACATTAAATTCCCAAATCATAGCAAAGAATTTTATGATTTTATCTATTCTTTTATGAGCGATTTTAGGCAAAGAGAAAAAGAATTTTAA